The following are from one region of the Arcobacter defluvii genome:
- a CDS encoding PLDc N-terminal domain-containing protein — protein sequence MMGILMSSFMMVFVVFTFVLYIYILIDILKHEFTGYNKIIWILVLIFFPVIGAILYLVFGRGQRIK from the coding sequence ATGATGGGTATTTTAATGTCTTCTTTTATGATGGTATTTGTAGTTTTTACTTTTGTTTTATATATTTACATTTTAATAGATATTTTAAAACACGAATTTACTGGGTATAACAAAATTATTTGGATTTTAGTACTGATTTTTTTCCCCGTTATTGGAGCAATTTTATATCTAGTTTTTGGAAGAGGGCAACGAATAAAGTAG
- a CDS encoding tetraacyldisaccharide 4'-kinase: MKQKFYLWIEEYLFFPNNFQKLISFLLLPLTFIYMLIILTKRAMAKQIEFGIPIISVGNIIVGGSGKTPVTINLASKYEDVCIILRGYGRASKGLQIVSLRGKIEVDVKTSGDEAMLLANSLPKATVIVSENRVTAILKAKELGCKIIFLDDGFSKYHISKFNILLRPKDEPTNIFCLPSGGYREPKGFYAQADIELLEGKDFKRVITIKKDGNIEELPNNTLLITAISKPKRLLEYLPKDIKMISFPDHHTFTKEEISQIQKEYKDYAILTTGKDLVKLKEFNIKNLYLMDLEIKIDENVDFSLMNEYIESFKKGV; this comes from the coding sequence TTGAAACAAAAATTTTACTTATGGATTGAAGAGTATCTCTTCTTTCCAAATAACTTTCAAAAACTTATCTCTTTTTTATTATTACCTTTAACTTTTATTTATATGCTAATTATTCTTACAAAAAGGGCAATGGCAAAACAAATAGAGTTTGGAATACCAATTATTTCTGTTGGAAATATTATTGTTGGTGGTAGTGGAAAAACTCCTGTAACAATAAATCTTGCTTCAAAGTATGAAGATGTTTGTATAATTTTAAGAGGTTATGGAAGAGCTTCAAAAGGTTTACAAATAGTAAGTTTAAGAGGAAAAATAGAAGTTGATGTAAAAACAAGTGGTGATGAAGCTATGCTTTTAGCAAACTCTTTACCAAAAGCAACTGTAATTGTAAGTGAAAATAGGGTAACTGCAATTTTAAAAGCAAAAGAATTAGGTTGCAAAATCATATTTTTAGATGATGGATTTTCAAAATATCATATTTCAAAATTCAATATTCTTTTAAGACCAAAAGATGAACCTACAAATATTTTTTGTTTACCAAGTGGTGGATATAGAGAACCAAAAGGTTTTTATGCTCAAGCAGATATAGAACTACTTGAAGGAAAAGATTTTAAAAGAGTTATTACTATAAAAAAAGATGGAAATATTGAAGAACTTCCAAATAATACTCTTTTAATAACGGCAATTTCAAAACCTAAAAGATTATTGGAATATCTACCAAAAGATATAAAAATGATAAGTTTTCCAGATCATCATACTTTTACAAAAGAGGAAATTTCACAAATTCAAAAAGAGTATAAAGATTATGCTATTTTAACTACAGGAAAAGATTTGGTAAAATTAAAAGAGTTTAATATAAAAAATCTTTATTTAATGGATTTAGAGATAAAAATTGATGAAAATGTTGATTTTTCTTTAATGAATGAATATATAGAGAGTTTTAAAAAAGGAGTTTAA
- a CDS encoding DegT/DnrJ/EryC1/StrS family aminotransferase → MAKNIAIYKATIDNDEFNQIKSVLDSKNDLSKVLEFEDGIKKYIGAKYAIATATSTAAVHLALSAIKLKRGDKILMSVNSFINLPEVVRHFDAEPIFIDINMEDMNIDIDKFEEALANNDSKKLRGAIITFIGGQAPDLDRIYDIVEKYGIILIEDCRASLGATYKGKKVGNLRADMTIFSTNPSPSKYAISRSGVIVTNNEEIANRAKLLRTHALTTAYDSYGNLDYVYDVVDIGHKYDLSELDAAYALAQLNKTDRFIKRRKEIAKLYEKRLSNVKHITILPHKDEHIFTQFIIKISRNRDAFARALKERGVSTGLNYIPLHLLSYYKTKYSIKITAFPNALNNYQQILSLPIYAGLSDEDVNYVCDQVIEVASQWV, encoded by the coding sequence ATGGCAAAAAATATTGCAATATATAAAGCAACAATTGATAATGATGAATTTAATCAAATTAAATCAGTTTTGGATTCAAAAAACGACTTATCAAAAGTTTTAGAATTTGAAGATGGAATAAAAAAATATATTGGTGCAAAATATGCTATTGCAACTGCTACATCTACAGCTGCTGTTCATTTAGCACTAAGTGCTATTAAACTTAAAAGAGGAGATAAGATTTTAATGTCTGTAAACTCTTTTATAAATCTTCCTGAAGTTGTAAGACATTTTGATGCGGAACCAATTTTTATTGATATTAATATGGAAGATATGAATATTGATATTGATAAATTTGAAGAAGCCTTGGCAAATAATGATTCTAAAAAATTAAGAGGAGCTATTATTACATTTATTGGTGGTCAAGCTCCTGATTTAGATAGAATTTATGATATTGTAGAAAAATATGGAATTATTTTAATAGAAGATTGTAGAGCATCTTTAGGTGCAACTTATAAAGGGAAAAAAGTTGGAAATTTAAGAGCTGATATGACAATTTTTTCAACAAATCCATCTCCTTCAAAATATGCGATCAGTAGATCTGGAGTTATTGTAACAAATAATGAAGAGATAGCAAATCGTGCAAAACTTCTAAGAACACACGCACTTACAACTGCATATGATAGTTATGGAAACTTAGATTACGTATATGATGTTGTTGATATTGGTCATAAATATGATTTATCTGAACTTGATGCAGCTTATGCGTTAGCACAATTAAATAAAACAGATAGATTTATAAAAAGAAGAAAAGAGATAGCTAAACTTTATGAAAAAAGATTATCAAATGTAAAACATATCACAATCTTACCTCATAAAGATGAACATATTTTTACTCAATTTATCATCAAAATTTCTAGAAATAGAGATGCTTTTGCAAGAGCATTAAAAGAAAGAGGAGTATCAACTGGACTTAATTATATTCCATTACATCTTTTATCTTATTACAAAACAAAATATTCAATAAAAATTACAGCATTTCCTAATGCTTTAAATAACTATCAACAAATTTTATCACTTCCTATATATGCAGGGCTTAGTGATGAAGATGTAAACTATGTATGTGACCAAGTAATTGAAGTTGCATCACAATGGGTTTAA
- a CDS encoding NAD+ synthase has translation MINWEKIKQDLILFLKDEVAKTGLKKVTVGLSGGLDSAVVAILCKEAFGDNLNCVLMPSQFSSKSSTEHAIEVCEKFNIKYEIISIEPMVSAFIKNMDEDKLRIGNFSARMRMSVLYDVSSREKSLVVGTSNRSELLLGYGTIFGDIACAINPIGEIYKSDEFEFAKYLKIPESILGKAPSADLWEGQSDESELGHTYKEMDDLLKAMIDENKSKDELIKLGFDEPFIDKIDYRVKANSFKGKLPTIAKIRWN, from the coding sequence ATGATAAATTGGGAAAAAATTAAGCAAGATTTAATCTTATTTTTAAAAGATGAAGTTGCTAAAACAGGGCTTAAAAAAGTAACTGTAGGACTTTCAGGAGGTTTAGACTCAGCTGTTGTTGCTATTTTATGTAAAGAAGCTTTTGGTGATAATTTAAACTGCGTATTAATGCCATCACAATTTTCATCAAAAAGTTCAACAGAACATGCAATTGAAGTATGCGAGAAATTCAATATCAAATATGAAATTATCTCGATTGAACCAATGGTTAGTGCATTTATAAAAAATATGGATGAAGATAAACTTAGAATTGGAAATTTCTCTGCAAGAATGAGAATGTCAGTTTTATATGATGTATCTTCAAGAGAAAAATCACTTGTTGTTGGAACTTCAAATAGAAGTGAATTACTTTTAGGTTATGGAACTATTTTTGGAGATATTGCTTGTGCAATTAATCCAATAGGAGAGATTTATAAAAGTGATGAGTTTGAATTTGCAAAATATTTAAAAATTCCTGAATCTATTTTAGGAAAAGCACCAAGTGCAGATTTATGGGAAGGTCAAAGTGATGAATCAGAATTGGGTCATACTTATAAAGAAATGGATGATTTATTAAAAGCAATGATTGATGAGAATAAATCAAAAGATGAATTAATAAAACTAGGTTTTGATGAACCTTTTATTGATAAAATAGATTATAGAGTAAAAGCAAACTCATTTAAAGGTAAATTACCAACAATAGCTAAAATAAGGTGGAATTGA
- a CDS encoding (2Fe-2S)-binding protein codes for MARSFPHSFVVCNCKHVTLGEIIYSIKEKGAKTLEDLSKLTDAGSCCKSCQNSQSDIGVEKMELYLEEILNKFNKE; via the coding sequence ATGGCTAGAAGTTTCCCTCACTCTTTTGTGGTTTGTAATTGTAAACATGTAACTTTAGGTGAAATCATTTATTCAATTAAAGAAAAAGGTGCAAAAACTCTTGAAGATTTATCTAAATTAACAGACGCTGGAAGTTGTTGTAAATCTTGTCAAAATTCACAAAGTGATATTGGTGTTGAAAAAATGGAACTATATTTAGAAGAAATTTTAAATAAATTTAATAAAGAATAA
- a CDS encoding (2Fe-2S)-binding protein has product MLNFPKTYEVCNCKKVTIAQIEDAIITQNAKTLRDIQDITTAGTDCRFCIFEEADFGKIKKKIYCKDILNSEKEGI; this is encoded by the coding sequence TTGCTAAATTTTCCTAAAACTTATGAAGTATGTAACTGTAAAAAAGTTACAATTGCACAAATTGAAGATGCAATAATCACTCAAAATGCAAAAACTCTTAGAGATATTCAAGATATTACAACTGCTGGAACTGATTGTAGATTTTGTATATTTGAAGAGGCTGATTTTGGAAAAATTAAGAAAAAGATATATTGTAAAGATATTTTAAATAGTGAAAAAGAAGGAATTTGA
- a CDS encoding TerB family tellurite resistance protein: MELVVLAVVIAILFFIGKNYKTEEFKNINLKRKEIFEGDLLHHEAGLLVALMAKVAKADGKVSELEAELLKHTFNDISSHFENFEEVRTKLKNLYETEKQSFDNLIVISEKLYALTRNDYNKRLKIMEYLINLAFIDKEFSNTEKMITEDISNALKIKKEDFDRLVSTFEAFYAQQASNKATSLEKAYEILQSTPNDDAVTLKKNYRNLVKKHHPDIIAGQGASQNIIDEATKKLQEINEAYEIIKKDKGL; the protein is encoded by the coding sequence ATGGAATTAGTAGTTTTAGCAGTTGTAATTGCAATTTTATTTTTTATAGGAAAAAACTATAAAACAGAAGAGTTTAAAAATATAAATTTAAAAAGAAAAGAGATATTTGAAGGTGATTTATTACACCACGAAGCAGGACTTTTAGTAGCTTTAATGGCAAAAGTTGCAAAAGCCGATGGAAAAGTTAGTGAACTTGAAGCTGAACTTTTAAAACATACATTTAATGATATCTCAAGTCATTTTGAAAATTTTGAAGAAGTGAGAACTAAATTAAAGAATTTATATGAAACAGAGAAACAAAGTTTTGATAATCTTATTGTAATTAGCGAAAAATTATATGCTTTAACAAGAAATGATTATAATAAACGTTTAAAAATCATGGAATATCTAATAAATTTAGCATTTATTGATAAAGAGTTTTCAAATACGGAAAAGATGATAACAGAAGATATTTCAAATGCATTAAAAATCAAAAAAGAAGATTTTGATAGATTAGTTTCAACGTTCGAAGCTTTTTATGCTCAACAAGCTTCAAATAAAGCTACAAGTTTAGAAAAAGCTTATGAAATTTTACAGTCAACACCAAATGACGATGCAGTAACATTAAAGAAAAATTATAGAAATTTAGTAAAAAAACATCATCCAGATATTATAGCAGGACAAGGAGCTAGTCAAAATATTATTGATGAAGCTACAAAAAAACTTCAAGAGATAAATGAAGCATATGAAATCATCAAAAAAGATAAAGGTTTATAA
- the tatB gene encoding Sec-independent protein translocase protein TatB, translating into MFGMGFMEILLIAIIAVIALGPDKLPEAMVQIAKFINKFKTGLADAKSTLDNELNISEMKSEANKFKSQIEETKASLSLDSKIDLGLNEILKDDLKDDSIKGKTEKVSFKKENKSKEKLDNKEENA; encoded by the coding sequence ATGTTTGGAATGGGCTTTATGGAAATCTTACTAATTGCAATAATTGCAGTTATCGCACTAGGACCTGACAAATTGCCTGAAGCAATGGTTCAAATTGCAAAATTTATCAATAAATTTAAAACAGGTCTTGCAGATGCTAAATCTACATTAGATAACGAATTAAATATTTCAGAAATGAAATCAGAAGCAAATAAATTTAAATCTCAAATAGAAGAGACTAAAGCTTCATTATCTCTTGATTCTAAAATTGATTTAGGATTAAATGAAATTTTAAAAGATGATTTAAAAGATGATTCAATAAAAGGAAAAACAGAAAAAGTTTCATTTAAAAAAGAGAATAAATCAAAAGAAAAATTAGATAATAAAGAGGAAAATGCCTAA
- the tatC gene encoding twin-arginine translocase subunit TatC — protein MFEDLKPHIADLRKRLVISTLTIVAMFFVCFSFYEPILNWMMVPVEAVLPKNSHMVAVELQETFFTALKVAFFTGFVFSLPVIFWQMWLFLAPGLYDHEKKLVIPFVFFATLMFTIGGSFAYYIVVPFGFEFLVNFGSAVVTVLPSIGAYVSFFTKLLIGFGIAFELPVITFFFAKIGLVDDKMLKDFFRYAVVLIFIIAALLTPPDVLTQFLMAGPLILLYGISIYVAKIFNPAVKEEEEE, from the coding sequence ATGTTTGAAGATTTAAAACCACATATTGCAGATTTAAGAAAAAGGCTTGTAATATCTACTTTAACTATTGTTGCAATGTTTTTTGTATGTTTTTCTTTTTATGAACCAATATTAAACTGGATGATGGTTCCTGTTGAAGCCGTACTTCCTAAAAATTCACATATGGTTGCAGTTGAACTTCAAGAAACATTTTTCACTGCATTAAAAGTTGCTTTTTTTACAGGATTTGTTTTTTCACTACCTGTAATTTTTTGGCAAATGTGGTTGTTCTTAGCTCCTGGACTTTATGATCATGAAAAAAAACTTGTTATTCCATTTGTATTTTTTGCAACATTAATGTTTACAATTGGAGGATCATTTGCTTATTATATTGTTGTTCCTTTTGGATTTGAATTTTTAGTAAATTTTGGTTCTGCTGTTGTTACTGTACTACCAAGTATTGGTGCATATGTAAGTTTTTTTACTAAATTATTAATTGGATTTGGGATTGCTTTTGAATTACCAGTTATTACATTTTTCTTTGCAAAGATTGGACTTGTTGATGATAAAATGCTAAAAGATTTTTTTAGATATGCAGTTGTGCTTATATTTATAATTGCTGCACTTTTAACACCTCCTGATGTTTTAACTCAATTTTTAATGGCTGGTCCACTTATTTTATTATATGGAATTTCTATTTATGTAGCAAAAATATTTAATCCAGCTGTAAAAGAAGAAGAGGAAGAATAA
- the queA gene encoding tRNA preQ1(34) S-adenosylmethionine ribosyltransferase-isomerase QueA codes for MLDPLKTSSYDYDLPKELIATKPVSPADSARLLVYNRKENKITHTTFKNLIEVLPSDLSIFLNDTKVIKARIFGEKESGGKIELLLNKPLFMDRYLVMIRGKVKIGTKLFFDKDLIAEVIELNEDGTRVVKFFKEDKNLDFLELVEILNKIGHLPLPPYMNREDEKEDEKDYQTLFAKNYGAVAAPTASLHFTPELLEKINNKYDVNYLTLHVGAGTFKPVDVDEILNHPMHSEYFEIGIEAKKALDNAKKVLAVGTTVTRTIEYYARTNKIQGECDLFLNPSNQPIKVDYLLTNFHLPKSTLIMLIASFVGLEKTLEIYHEAIKEKYRFYSYGDGMLII; via the coding sequence TTGTTAGACCCTCTTAAAACTTCAAGTTATGATTATGATTTACCAAAAGAATTAATTGCAACAAAACCAGTAAGTCCAGCAGATAGTGCTAGACTTTTGGTTTATAATAGAAAAGAAAATAAAATCACTCATACAACATTTAAAAATCTTATTGAAGTTTTACCTTCTGATTTATCTATTTTTTTAAATGACACAAAAGTTATAAAAGCTAGAATCTTTGGAGAAAAAGAATCAGGTGGTAAAATTGAACTTCTTTTAAATAAACCTCTTTTTATGGATAGATACCTTGTAATGATAAGAGGTAAAGTAAAAATTGGAACAAAACTATTTTTTGATAAAGATTTAATTGCAGAAGTAATTGAATTAAATGAAGATGGAACAAGAGTTGTTAAATTTTTTAAAGAAGACAAAAACCTAGATTTTTTAGAGCTTGTTGAAATCTTAAATAAGATTGGTCATCTTCCACTTCCTCCATATATGAATAGAGAAGATGAAAAAGAGGATGAAAAAGATTATCAAACTTTGTTTGCTAAAAATTATGGAGCAGTTGCAGCTCCTACAGCTTCACTTCATTTTACACCTGAACTATTGGAAAAAATTAATAATAAATATGATGTAAATTATCTTACACTTCATGTTGGTGCTGGAACTTTTAAACCAGTTGATGTGGATGAGATTTTAAATCATCCAATGCATAGTGAATATTTTGAAATAGGTATTGAAGCAAAAAAAGCTTTAGATAATGCAAAAAAAGTTTTAGCTGTAGGTACAACTGTTACAAGAACTATTGAATACTATGCAAGAACAAATAAAATTCAAGGTGAATGTGATTTGTTTTTAAATCCATCAAATCAGCCAATAAAAGTTGATTATTTACTTACAAATTTTCATTTACCAAAATCTACACTAATTATGCTTATTGCATCTTTTGTAGGATTAGAAAAAACACTTGAAATTTACCATGAAGCTATAAAAGAGAAATATAGATTTTACTCTTATGGTGATGGTATGTTAATAATTTAA
- a CDS encoding 3'-5' exonuclease → MAYYVLFDTETTGNQEEDRVIQFGAMIVDQKGKVEAFDEFCSSDVEIKLEAMEVHNITPNLLIGKPKATETSFYKRLEELNSNENFLIAHNISFDMGMIKKEGFVNQYQIIDTLRCAKHLFPELPYHRLQYIRYALELYKVEEIEASKHNITIKAHDAIGDVLVMKLFLTKLVGRCREIYPDYNPIEKLVDLTKTPVFIKTFKFGKYKGKDVEEVAKIDTNYLNWMRTSMELDEDLKYTLDKVLKS, encoded by the coding sequence ATGGCATATTACGTACTATTTGATACAGAAACAACAGGAAACCAAGAAGAAGATAGAGTTATTCAATTTGGTGCTATGATTGTTGATCAAAAAGGAAAAGTTGAAGCTTTTGATGAATTTTGTTCAAGTGATGTTGAAATTAAACTTGAAGCGATGGAAGTTCATAATATAACTCCTAATTTGTTAATAGGAAAACCAAAAGCTACTGAAACGAGTTTTTATAAGAGATTAGAAGAATTAAATTCTAATGAAAATTTTTTAATAGCACATAATATCTCTTTTGATATGGGAATGATAAAAAAAGAGGGATTTGTAAATCAATATCAAATTATTGACACTTTAAGATGTGCAAAACATCTATTTCCTGAACTTCCTTATCATAGACTTCAATATATAAGATATGCACTTGAACTATATAAAGTAGAAGAAATTGAAGCATCAAAACATAATATCACTATAAAAGCTCATGATGCAATTGGTGATGTACTTGTAATGAAACTTTTTTTAACAAAACTTGTAGGAAGATGTAGAGAAATTTATCCTGATTATAATCCAATTGAAAAACTTGTGGATTTGACAAAAACTCCTGTTTTTATCAAAACTTTCAAATTTGGAAAATACAAAGGTAAAGATGTAGAAGAAGTTGCAAAGATAGATACAAATTATCTAAACTGGATGAGAACAAGTATGGAACTAGATGAAGATTTAAAATATACTTTAGATAAAGTTTTAAAATCTTAA
- a CDS encoding ComEC/Rec2 family competence protein, with the protein MKNKQIVTILFLFSLFLLNISIEYSKYLDLVDEEIYETKVEVLNIYNKEEFNILRLKADNYDFFTNIDKKEDVKKSDLLNIIFISKNISFLDYLKGFYTKTISFDILEKSPLFRDKIVQKIDSNHQNEMIKELFQALFLAILISKDLRDICTNYSISHLIALSGFHLVVLSFVIYWLLYFPYSFLHKKYFLYRNKKYDLLLITILFLFCYLLLTGIVPSLLRAFVMFCLGIFLLRSNIKILSFETLFFTALIVISLFPKYLFSLGFWFSIIAVFYIFLYLQYFSFKNRLIHLFLFNIWMFLIFNPIVHYYFPQTSYIQFLSPIITIFFSFFYPFEIFAHIFNFAIYFDGFIKYFLDFKMFVYEVKTPFYFFIIYLIFSFLSIFNKKAFYILNFLMMVFNLFLYLRF; encoded by the coding sequence ATGAAAAATAAACAAATTGTAACAATTTTATTCTTATTTTCACTATTTTTATTAAATATTTCTATTGAATATAGTAAATATTTAGATTTAGTTGATGAAGAAATTTATGAAACAAAAGTTGAAGTTCTAAATATTTATAATAAAGAAGAATTTAATATTTTGAGATTAAAGGCAGATAATTATGATTTTTTTACAAATATTGATAAAAAAGAAGATGTAAAAAAATCTGATTTATTAAATATTATTTTTATTTCAAAAAATATTAGTTTTTTAGATTATCTAAAAGGTTTTTATACAAAAACTATTTCTTTTGATATCTTAGAAAAATCTCCTTTATTTAGGGATAAAATTGTGCAAAAAATAGATTCAAATCATCAAAATGAGATGATAAAGGAACTATTCCAAGCTTTGTTTTTAGCAATTCTAATTTCAAAAGATTTAAGGGATATTTGTACAAATTACAGTATAAGTCACTTAATTGCATTAAGTGGTTTTCATCTTGTGGTTTTATCTTTTGTTATTTATTGGTTATTATATTTTCCTTATTCTTTTTTACATAAAAAGTATTTTTTATATAGAAATAAAAAATATGATTTACTTTTGATTACAATTTTGTTTCTTTTTTGTTATTTACTTTTAACTGGAATAGTTCCTTCACTTTTAAGAGCTTTTGTGATGTTTTGTTTAGGTATTTTTTTACTTCGCTCAAATATAAAAATTTTATCTTTTGAAACTCTCTTTTTTACAGCTTTAATTGTAATATCTTTATTTCCTAAATATCTTTTTTCTTTAGGATTTTGGTTTTCAATTATTGCTGTTTTTTATATCTTTTTATATCTTCAATATTTTAGTTTTAAAAATAGATTGATCCATCTTTTTTTATTTAATATTTGGATGTTTTTGATTTTTAATCCAATAGTTCATTATTATTTTCCTCAAACGTCATATATACAGTTTTTATCACCAATAATTACAATTTTTTTTAGCTTTTTTTATCCTTTTGAGATTTTTGCACATATTTTTAATTTTGCTATTTATTTTGATGGCTTTATTAAATATTTTTTGGATTTTAAGATGTTTGTTTATGAAGTCAAAACACCTTTTTATTTTTTTATTATTTATTTGATTTTCTCATTTCTTTCAATATTTAATAAAAAGGCGTTTTATATTTTAAATTTTTTGATGATGGTATTTAATCTATTTTTATATTTAAGATTTTAA
- the ovoA gene encoding 5-histidylcysteine sulfoxide synthase — translation MNYIKDSVNLSTGTIEEKRVEIKKQFLQTYELDEKLFDLLKEKKFIYEQANRLRHPLIFYYGHTATFFINKLVLANILKHRVNKEFESIFAIGVDEMSWDDLNSGNYKWPTFEEIKEYRAKVKEIILDLIENIEFTMPINWDSPMWIILMGIEHENIHIETSSVLLRELDIKYLKEDELFKYSNEFSQNYPTNELIDVKGNTVILQKDRKNPIFYGWDNEFSYHKAFIKDFQASKYLVSNGEYLEFVKEGGYNKPEFFSKEGREWLDFTQAKYPIFWIKKDANYFLREINRIIPLPLNYPVDVNLYEAEAFCKYKSSKLGFEVRLPSEDEYYRLYDFVDAQNKDANIGLKQFNQSRVDKYKFDEFYDVVGNVWQWSLTPTYPFDDFITHPIYDDFTTPTFDDRHALMKGGSFISLGNETLKEARYAFRKHFFQHAGFRYVKSSNEYRTKLNNNVYETDELISQYCEFHYADGNFGVKNFCVNSVELLKPYVNGLKTSKALDLGCSVGRASFELAKLYDEVLGIDFSANFINVGVKLKLYDSLIYKIKKEGELFEEKSISLKELNLENIKNKVTFMQGDACNLKDIYTGYDLVFCSNLIDRLYYPQRFLDDIPSRVNKDGLLVLLSPYTWLEDYTPKENWLGGFIKDNKEVTTFETLRENLSLEFELLDTLDVPFVIKETNRKYQHTISQMSIWKKK, via the coding sequence ATGAATTATATAAAAGATAGCGTAAATTTAAGTACGGGCACAATTGAAGAAAAAAGAGTTGAAATTAAAAAGCAGTTTTTACAAACTTATGAATTGGATGAAAAACTTTTTGATTTATTGAAAGAAAAAAAATTTATTTATGAACAAGCAAATAGATTAAGACATCCACTTATTTTTTATTACGGACATACTGCAACTTTTTTCATAAATAAATTAGTTTTAGCAAATATTTTAAAACATAGAGTAAATAAAGAGTTTGAATCAATTTTTGCTATTGGTGTTGATGAAATGAGTTGGGATGATTTAAATTCTGGGAATTATAAATGGCCAACTTTTGAGGAAATAAAAGAGTATAGAGCAAAAGTAAAAGAAATAATTTTAGATTTAATTGAAAATATAGAGTTTACAATGCCAATAAATTGGGATTCACCTATGTGGATTATTTTGATGGGAATTGAACATGAAAATATTCATATTGAAACTAGTTCTGTATTACTTCGAGAATTAGATATAAAATATTTAAAAGAAGATGAATTATTTAAATATTCAAATGAATTTTCTCAAAATTATCCTACAAATGAGTTAATTGATGTAAAAGGTAATACAGTTATTTTACAAAAAGATAGAAAAAATCCAATTTTTTATGGTTGGGATAATGAATTTTCATATCATAAAGCATTTATAAAAGATTTCCAAGCTTCAAAATATCTTGTTTCAAATGGTGAATACTTAGAGTTTGTAAAAGAGGGTGGATATAATAAACCTGAATTTTTTTCAAAAGAAGGAAGGGAATGGTTAGATTTTACACAAGCAAAATATCCGATATTTTGGATAAAAAAAGATGCTAATTATTTCTTAAGAGAGATAAATAGAATAATTCCTCTTCCTCTTAATTATCCAGTTGATGTAAATTTATATGAAGCAGAAGCTTTTTGTAAATATAAATCTTCAAAACTAGGATTTGAAGTTAGACTTCCAAGTGAAGATGAATATTATAGACTTTATGATTTTGTAGATGCTCAGAATAAAGATGCAAATATTGGACTTAAACAGTTTAATCAAAGTAGAGTTGATAAATATAAATTTGATGAGTTTTATGATGTTGTTGGTAATGTTTGGCAATGGAGTTTAACTCCAACTTATCCTTTTGATGATTTTATCACACATCCTATTTATGACGATTTTACAACTCCAACTTTTGATGATAGACATGCTTTAATGAAAGGTGGTTCATTTATAAGTTTAGGAAATGAAACATTAAAAGAAGCAAGATATGCTTTTAGAAAACACTTTTTTCAGCATGCTGGATTTAGATATGTAAAATCTTCTAATGAATATAGAACAAAACTGAATAATAATGTTTATGAAACAGATGAATTAATTTCTCAATATTGTGAATTTCATTATGCTGATGGAAATTTTGGAGTTAAAAACTTTTGTGTAAATTCTGTTGAATTATTAAAACCGTATGTAAATGGTTTAAAAACATCTAAAGCACTTGATTTAGGTTGTTCAGTAGGGCGAGCTTCTTTTGAGCTAGCAAAACTTTATGATGAAGTATTAGGGATTGATTTTAGTGCAAACTTTATAAATGTCGGTGTTAAACTAAAACTTTATGATTCTTTGATTTATAAAATTAAAAAAGAGGGTGAATTATTTGAAGAAAAATCTATCTCTTTAAAAGAGTTAAATTTAGAAAATATTAAAAATAAAGTAACTTTTATGCAAGGTGATGCTTGTAATTTAAAGGATATTTATACAGGCTATGATTTAGTATTTTGTTCAAATTTAATAGATAGATTATATTATCCTCAAAGATTTTTAGATGATATTCCATCACGGGTAAATAAAGATGGGTTACTTGTTCTTTTGAGTCCTTATACTTGGCTTGAAGATTATACACCAAAAGAGAATTGGTTAGGTGGATTTATAAAAGATAATAAAGAAGTAACTACATTTGAAACTTTAAGAGAAAACTTATCTTTAGAGTTTGAATTACTTGATACTTTAGATGTTCCTTTTGTAATAAAAGAGACAAATAGAAAATATCAACATACAATTTCACAGATGTCAATTTGGAAGAAAAAATAG